The DNA window GTCATCCAAGTATGGAACGAAATACTAAACGGTCCATGACAACCTCCCACAGTACAGTAATAGCATCAATTTAGGCTTGGGTAGCGATCAATTTTTTCTCCGTTTTGAGCGAGTCCTAGGGCAAAGCTTGGCAATGCCTTACCAAATTTACGTTAAGCCGGAAAAGGTGGTTAATCTGCTTGATGAGAAACCCTCAATCTCCCTTCTTCTGTGGAAAATATAAGGGCACCAATACCCCGTGTTTGTTCGATACTGATATAGTTTTCTTAATCACATGGCCGTCGCTATCCGCAATGAGACTGTAGTGGCCTGGGGGCAGCTTGGCATAAAGGTAGGCGCCCTCAGAGACCGTATCAAGTATGGTTTTGCCGCTTGAAGTCATGATTTTAACCATCACGTCAGCGAGATACTCTCCTGTGCCATTTGCCGCGAACAGCAGATGCAAGTTATAGTTGCCTTGAATCGCTCGCATCGCTTTATATTCTTCCACGTCAACGCCGCCAGTTACAAACTCGATTCCTCCTTGGACTTGCGGTGTGACAAGTGCAACGTCTGCCGAGGCTGGATGGATTAACAAGACGCAGTATAGTATAAGTGCTATCTTTAGTCGCTTCATGGCAATCCCTCATAGTCTTAATATTTAGTATTTAACCACTAGACTTAATGACCAAGGCTCCTGATAATTTTAGTTTATGCAAATGAAGCGGCCGATCAGAAATTCGCCGAAATTAGGTCACCGGAAAACTGAAGATACAATTCGTAGTTGCCTCTTCCTTGTCCGATCCTATCGGGTACCTTCTCGCAGCGAGAAAAGGGAAATTGTTGTCGCCATCACCGGACGGATTCGGTACTGCCAATAACGGGGCAGGCGGTGAACCTTTGTACTGTGTGCCCGAGCACCCCCCTAACTCCTGATTGGCCCGCGGGGCGGGCGCTTCTGAAACCATTTCCTCCAAAATTCTGTCTGCATGGCCGGCCAGGTAAGACTCATCAGCATCAGCAACTTTCTCAAAGGACCTGCCCGCAATCGTCCGGTTTGCACGTACGAGTGTTCAGGCTGCAATACCGCGTCGCCGCTTTTCCGCCATTCAGCGTGGCAATTGCCAGTCTTATTGCATACAACGTTCTAATTCTGCCGAATTAGTAGGAAAGAGCCTGGAAACTGTCCGATGCTGACGCTGGAAAGTATTGCGCGCTGATTGACAGGCTATGGCTATCTGGCGCTGAAATGGAGCTTCCGATTAGCGGCAATTGCCATGCTCGCTCAGGGATTAGCGAAAGTAGTCCCATGGATATTCGGGCTTGAGTATTGGCGCGAAACCGGTGGGCACTGGGAACGGAGCAGTCAGGAATTCGTAGACTCCCACCAGTTCTCGCGTGACGATCCTGCCGAGTCCGAGAGCAAGGCCCACAGGTAGACCCAGCGCGCCTTTCTCCCGCGTCTCTGAAATCATGGTACCCGGTAACTCCATAACCCCGCAGGTCATTGCGGCCAAGCCTCGACCAAGTTTATGGGCGGCAGTCTGAGCGGAAATGCTGGTAGTGCTCAAGCACAATGTGAGCGCAACGACC is part of the Methyloterricola oryzae genome and encodes:
- a CDS encoding carboxypeptidase regulatory-like domain-containing protein; translation: MKRLKIALILYCVLLIHPASADVALVTPQVQGGIEFVTGGVDVEEYKAMRAIQGNYNLHLLFAANGTGEYLADVMVKIMTSSGKTILDTVSEGAYLYAKLPPGHYSLIADSDGHVIKKTISVSNKHGVLVPLYFPQKKGD
- a CDS encoding exosortase system-associated protein, TIGR04073 family is translated as MPIGKLDNLIDTATIPCQQCTRHSRRSYAIAVKRPLSTWLRHSHTVVSCALGLIEQRDCTQLLTEVGSMKSKKSLGSMVVALTLCLSTTSISAQTAAHKLGRGLAAMTCGVMELPGTMISETREKGALGLPVGLALGLGRIVTRELVGVYEFLTAPFPVPTGFAPILKPEYPWDYFR